A genomic stretch from Lathyrus oleraceus cultivar Zhongwan6 chromosome 2, CAAS_Psat_ZW6_1.0, whole genome shotgun sequence includes:
- the LOC127123190 gene encoding transcription factor GTE5, chloroplastic-like, protein MSPNTNPSNTQPRKRLIIKLSYPPGSRKRDSDSCATDENKRRKIQDSVKPTISCYWVDSNYQTKSTALSQPKNNGNVVEDKNMIKNQVSKTTPLSQPKDNDNVVEDKNMIKNQVSKTTPLSQPKDNMKDSTTRGEECGLKEPMDGVKRRQCWLILKRMLVDRDGWDLKDPPKIVKSDKCKIKTIGLKEIERKMRLYATEDEFASDMRLVFSNAMVTYPPRNHIYQIAKKFSDTFEHKWKSLKNMWELEDTKRSNSHKRC, encoded by the coding sequence ATGTCACCCAACACCAACCCTTCTAACACACAACCTCGTAAAAGACTTATCATCAAGCTCAGTTATCCTCCTGGTTCAAGAAAACGCGATTCAGATTCTTGTGCCACAGATGAAAACAAGAGAAGGAAGATTCAAGATTCTGTAAAACCAACCATATCCTGTTATTGGGTTGATTCAAATTATCAAACCAAATCAACAGCTTTGTCTCAACCAAAGAATAATGGCAATGTTGTTGAAGACAAGAATATGATCAAGAACCAAGTTTCCAAAACAACACCTTTGTCTCAACCAAAGGATAATGACAATGTTGTTGAAGACAAGAATATGATCAAGAACCAAGTTTCCAAAACAACACCTTTGTCTCAACCAAAGGATAACATGAAGGATTCAACAACAAGAGGTGAAGAATGTGGGTTGAAGGAACCGATGGATGGTGTTAAGAGGAGGCAATGTTGGTTGATATTGAAGAGGATGTTGGTAGATAGAGATGGTTGGGATTTGAAAGATCCTCCAAAAATAGTAAAGTCTGATAAGTGTAAGATAAAGACAATAGGTTTGAAGGAAATAGAGAGAAAAATGAGGTTGTATGCAACAGAGGATGAGTTTGCTAGCGACATGAGGCTTGTGTTCTCTAATGCAATGGTAACGTATCCTCCAAGAAATCATATTTACCAAATTGCAAAAAAATTTAGTGACACCTTTGAACACAAATGGAAGTCATTGAAGAATATGTGGGAACTTGAGGATACAAAAAGAAGCAACTCTCACAAGAGATGCTAA
- the LOC127123189 gene encoding transcription factor GTE12-like, with protein sequence MIKNQVSNTIPLSQPKDNDNVVEDKKMIKNQVSKITPLSQPKDNDNVVEDKKMINNQVSKTTPLSQPKDNMKDSTTRGEECGLKKAMECVKRRQCWLILKRMLVDRDGWDLKDPPKIAKSDKCKTKAIGLKEIERKMRLYATEDEFASDMRLVFSNAMVTYPPRNHIYQIAKKFSDTFEHKWKSLKNMWELEDTKRSNTHKRY encoded by the coding sequence ATGATCAAGAACCAAGTTTCCAACACAATACCTTTGTCTCAACCAAAGGATAATGACAATGTTGTTGAAGACAAGAAGATGATCAAGAACCAAGTTTCCAAAATAACACCTTTGTCTCAACCAAAGGATAATGACAATGTTGTTGAAGACAAGAAGATGATCAATAACCAAGTTTCCAAAACAACACCTTTGTCTCAACCAAAGGATAACATGAAGGATTCAACAACAAGAGGTGAAGAATGTGGGTTGAAGAAAGCGATGGAGTGTGTTAAGAGGAGGCAATGTTGGTTGATATTGAAGAGGATGTTGGTAGATAGAGATGGTTGGGATTTGAAAGATCCTCCAAAAATAGCAAAGTCTGATAAGTGTAAGACAAAGGCAATAGGTTTGAAGGAAATAGAGAGAAAAATGAGGTTGTATGCAACAGAGGACGAGTTTGCTAGCGACATGAGGCTTGTGTTCTCTAATGCAATGGTAACGTATCCTCCAAGGAATCATATTTACCAAATTGCAAAAAAGTTTAGTGACACTTTTGAACACAAATGGAAGTCATTGAAGAATATGTGGGAACTTGAGGATACAAAAAGAAGCAACACTCACAAGAGATACTAA